In a single window of the Victivallis lenta genome:
- the ychF gene encoding redox-regulated ATPase YchF yields the protein MSFSCGFVGLPNVGKSTLFNALCKGGAEAANFPFCTIEPNTGIVPVPDERLQVLSDLEKSGRIVPSTLKFIDIAGLVKGASQGQGLGNQFLGHIRSVDAIAHVVRLFEDGDVVHVDGRIDPVNDLDVILTELMLADLESLEKRRDKAHKLARANDPDARLEYELIKSLAGQLGDGRIPEYDKNNPKLVEWVKGYGLLSMMPAFVCANTDEENFRNFGTSEKAKALVEFAAKHGMEVVPVCAKLEEELGQLEEEEAAMFMEELGIKETGLARVIRTGYRLLDYITFFTAGPMESRAWTVTRGTPAPQAAGKIHTDLCRGFIRMETVSYEDLVAAGGWAKAQAAGKLRIEGKEYLIQDGDVIHVRFSV from the coding sequence ATGAGCTTTTCCTGCGGATTCGTCGGGCTGCCGAATGTCGGAAAGTCCACTTTGTTCAATGCATTGTGCAAGGGGGGCGCCGAAGCGGCCAACTTCCCGTTCTGCACGATCGAGCCGAATACCGGCATCGTGCCGGTGCCGGATGAACGGCTCCAGGTCCTTTCGGATCTCGAAAAATCGGGGCGCATCGTCCCCTCCACGCTGAAATTCATCGACATCGCCGGACTGGTCAAAGGGGCGAGCCAGGGCCAGGGGCTCGGCAACCAGTTTCTCGGACATATCCGCAGCGTCGACGCGATCGCCCATGTCGTGCGGCTCTTCGAGGACGGCGACGTCGTGCATGTCGACGGCAGGATCGACCCGGTGAACGATCTCGACGTGATCCTGACCGAGCTCATGCTCGCCGACCTCGAGTCGCTTGAGAAACGGCGCGACAAGGCGCACAAGCTCGCGCGGGCGAACGATCCCGACGCCAGGCTCGAATACGAGCTCATCAAGTCGCTGGCCGGGCAGCTCGGCGACGGCAGGATTCCGGAATACGACAAAAACAATCCGAAACTGGTTGAATGGGTGAAGGGCTACGGGCTCCTGTCGATGATGCCGGCTTTCGTCTGCGCCAACACCGACGAAGAGAATTTCCGCAACTTCGGCACCTCGGAAAAGGCCAAAGCCCTGGTCGAATTCGCCGCGAAGCACGGCATGGAGGTCGTTCCGGTCTGCGCGAAGCTCGAGGAGGAGCTCGGCCAGCTTGAGGAGGAAGAAGCCGCCATGTTCATGGAGGAGCTCGGAATCAAAGAGACCGGTCTCGCCCGGGTGATCCGCACCGGCTACCGGCTGCTCGATTACATCACCTTCTTCACGGCCGGGCCGATGGAGTCGCGCGCCTGGACGGTCACCCGCGGCACGCCCGCGCCGCAGGCGGCCGGGAAAATCCATACCGACCTCTGCCGCGGCTTCATCCGCATGGAGACGGTTTCGTACGAGGATCTGGTCGCCGCCGGCGGATGGGCGAAAGCGCAGGCGGCCGGAAAGCTCCGGATCGAAGGGAAAGAGTACCTGATTCAGGACGGCGACGTCATCCACGTCCGTTTTTCGGTCTGA
- a CDS encoding substrate-binding domain-containing protein, giving the protein MIQKELNKNELLFRQLYEAIRCGEIPNGARLATELELAEQYGCSRITVRSGLRQLEELKLIRRVRGNGTYVSSEGVRFSGRRNIAIVAVEVRANDFDEVDPYFGQLMSGLLRHGNIYDYAANLITMRPEEQSFMEAFGRQNINLSDYDGLIFAKQLSDEEIDALEGGRRNFVALQAPAGDREISYITIDNFNGAYAATRHLLERGYRNIVFLHKSLQEKINCEKVEGFLQALDEFRLTSPEQRRHYESTPYIEEEGAAVVRRLLDEGQKFDALIVHGDWATLGAVTELREHGLEVPRDVALLMYDDYYAVQRMLRLSVTAMRQPFGEQIRHALRILMNQLDHPNRPRTIQLIQPLLMIRETT; this is encoded by the coding sequence ATGATACAGAAAGAACTCAACAAAAACGAACTGCTGTTCCGGCAGCTCTACGAGGCGATCCGCTGCGGAGAGATTCCGAACGGTGCGCGTCTGGCGACCGAGCTTGAGCTGGCCGAGCAGTACGGCTGTTCACGCATCACCGTGCGGTCGGGGCTGCGTCAGCTCGAGGAACTCAAGCTGATCCGGCGCGTGCGCGGCAACGGAACCTATGTCAGCAGCGAAGGGGTGCGCTTCTCCGGCCGCCGCAACATCGCAATCGTCGCGGTTGAGGTCCGGGCGAACGACTTCGACGAGGTCGATCCGTATTTCGGACAGCTGATGAGCGGCCTGCTCCGCCACGGCAATATCTACGATTACGCGGCCAACCTGATTACGATGCGGCCGGAGGAGCAGAGCTTCATGGAGGCGTTCGGGCGACAGAACATCAATCTCTCCGACTACGACGGACTCATTTTCGCAAAGCAGCTTTCCGACGAGGAGATCGACGCACTCGAAGGCGGCCGCCGGAATTTCGTCGCGCTGCAGGCCCCCGCCGGCGACCGCGAAATCTCTTACATCACGATCGACAATTTCAACGGAGCCTATGCCGCGACGCGCCATCTGCTCGAACGCGGCTACCGGAATATCGTTTTTCTCCACAAGAGCCTGCAGGAGAAGATCAACTGCGAGAAGGTGGAGGGTTTCCTACAGGCGCTCGACGAGTTCCGACTGACCTCTCCGGAACAACGCCGCCACTATGAGAGCACCCCGTACATCGAGGAGGAGGGGGCCGCCGTCGTCCGCCGGCTGCTCGACGAAGGGCAGAAATTCGATGCGCTGATCGTACACGGCGACTGGGCGACGCTGGGCGCCGTGACCGAACTGAGGGAACACGGCCTTGAAGTACCGCGCGATGTGGCGCTGCTGATGTACGACGACTATTATGCGGTTCAGCGCATGCTGCGGCTTTCGGTCACCGCCATGCGGCAGCCGTTCGGGGAGCAGATCCGGCATGCGCTGCGCATCCTGATGAACCAGCTGGACCACCCGAACCGGCCGCGGACGATTCAGCTGATCCAGCCGTTGCTGATGATCCGGGAAACCACTTAG
- a CDS encoding type II secretion system protein, protein MKAHLFTLIELLVVIAIIAILASMLLPALSKARDRAKSANCTSNLKQIGFAAITYTGDYNGLTNPYWGDSVPGDPKKETPEYIILKANRLKGWNIYYGMGRLTQLKYLAGGKVFGCPLLTNLYGAAGNFDGVANYKDFYDVSKYDQNLGSKYLCSGYYFVPFDLETTYRSGFPSDKGWSGTSYRLNKPNLPMITDDLQFKSRRHTPVGVNVCYQDGSVKSQVTSTQCGWLWWEMRDLWKELDRNRRK, encoded by the coding sequence ATGAAAGCACATTTGTTCACCCTGATCGAACTGCTGGTCGTTATCGCGATCATCGCGATTCTCGCGTCGATGCTGCTGCCGGCGCTCTCGAAGGCGCGGGACCGCGCCAAGAGCGCGAACTGCACGAGCAACCTCAAGCAGATCGGGTTTGCCGCAATCACCTACACGGGCGACTATAACGGCCTGACCAATCCGTACTGGGGCGACAGCGTACCGGGCGACCCGAAGAAGGAAACGCCCGAGTACATCATCCTCAAAGCGAACCGCCTGAAGGGGTGGAATATCTATTACGGCATGGGGCGGCTGACCCAGCTGAAGTATCTGGCGGGCGGCAAGGTGTTCGGCTGCCCGTTGCTGACCAACCTGTACGGCGCCGCCGGAAATTTCGACGGCGTGGCAAACTACAAGGACTTTTATGACGTTTCGAAGTACGATCAGAATCTCGGCAGCAAATACCTCTGTTCCGGATACTATTTCGTGCCGTTCGACCTTGAGACGACCTACAGGAGCGGTTTTCCGTCCGACAAGGGGTGGTCGGGGACTTCGTACCGCCTGAACAAGCCGAATCTGCCGATGATCACCGACGATCTTCAGTTCAAGAGCCGGCGCCACACGCCGGTCGGAGTCAACGTCTGCTATCAGGACGGCAGCGTGAAGAGCCAGGTCACCTCCACGCAGTGCGGCTGGCTCTGGTGGGAGATGCGCGATCTCTGGAAAGAGCTTGACCGGAATCGCAGAAAATAG
- a CDS encoding exosortase system-associated protein, TIGR04073 family — MKFGKTILASAIFAVMVIGASTSQAADDPWIMKPVEKLGRGIANVAFGPLEILMKGYDVTQEMGGIAGLTYGPLKGVSYTIAREIVGVVDIVTFPFPLPGCPDDPNDAGWGYGPIMRPAWVVDIQHNWGDFVYDSNAIVSSDY, encoded by the coding sequence ATGAAATTCGGTAAGACAATTCTGGCGTCGGCGATTTTTGCTGTGATGGTGATCGGTGCGTCGACCTCCCAGGCGGCTGACGATCCGTGGATCATGAAACCGGTCGAAAAGCTCGGCCGCGGCATCGCCAACGTTGCATTCGGTCCCCTCGAAATCCTGATGAAAGGTTATGACGTCACGCAGGAAATGGGCGGCATCGCCGGCCTGACCTACGGCCCGCTGAAGGGCGTCAGCTATACGATCGCCCGTGAAATCGTCGGCGTGGTCGATATCGTGACCTTCCCGTTCCCGCTGCCCGGCTGCCCGGACGACCCGAACGACGCCGGCTGGGGCTACGGACCGATCATGCGCCCGGCATGGGTGGTCGACATCCAGCACAACTGGGGCGACTTCGTCTACGATTCGAACGCGATCGTCTCCAGCGACTACTGA
- a CDS encoding sialidase family protein gives MDTELFAANPELGRTSPDYVIYVPKGTDERIPDTGNEHFLVFRRKDGTFAAVWTQSGHEGQYNQHIVFAESDASARSWSAPRIIAGEKFDPETGRDMCSWGYPLVSRSGRIYVLYSKHIGVNDVFTHTTGRLAGIYSDDNGKSWSAEAYPDFPRSEYDSPDPAMPGNCITWQKPLRFGDGRYLAGITRWISPARATPSDGNWIHAPSVVDFLRFENLDDDPEIPDLKLTLLTAGKSLRFPIPDDPRGNSLIQEPTLNELPDGRLFAVMRTVAGTAAWSVSADGGESWSEPETLRYGDGLPPVEQPLSPCPCYTLSEGEYVLFYHNHNGHYGPWTAHATETRRPICMAYGKFDPEGRQPVRFSAPLSWIDSDNIELNHRCDLAMYSSFEYVDGRLVLFFPDRKHFLVGKVIDRARLANAVFPKKRA, from the coding sequence ATGGATACAGAATTGTTTGCGGCGAATCCCGAGCTTGGCCGGACCTCTCCGGACTATGTGATCTACGTTCCGAAGGGGACGGATGAACGGATTCCGGATACCGGCAACGAGCACTTTCTCGTCTTCCGCCGAAAGGACGGCACCTTCGCCGCAGTCTGGACCCAATCCGGCCACGAAGGACAGTACAACCAGCACATCGTGTTCGCGGAATCCGACGCCTCGGCCCGGAGCTGGAGCGCGCCGCGCATCATCGCCGGAGAGAAGTTCGACCCGGAAACCGGCAGAGACATGTGCAGCTGGGGATATCCGCTGGTCAGCCGGTCGGGACGCATCTACGTGCTGTACAGCAAGCATATCGGCGTCAACGACGTATTCACGCATACGACCGGCAGACTGGCCGGCATTTACAGCGACGACAACGGGAAAAGCTGGTCGGCCGAAGCATACCCGGACTTTCCGCGCTCCGAATACGACAGCCCCGATCCGGCGATGCCGGGAAACTGCATCACCTGGCAGAAGCCGCTGCGGTTCGGCGACGGCCGTTATCTGGCCGGAATCACGCGCTGGATCAGCCCGGCGCGCGCAACTCCGTCGGACGGGAACTGGATTCACGCGCCGAGCGTGGTCGATTTCCTGCGGTTCGAGAATCTCGACGACGACCCGGAAATTCCGGACCTGAAGCTGACGCTGCTGACCGCCGGGAAATCGCTGCGCTTCCCGATTCCGGACGATCCGCGCGGAAATTCGCTGATTCAGGAGCCGACGCTGAACGAGCTGCCGGACGGCCGCCTCTTCGCCGTCATGCGGACCGTGGCCGGAACGGCGGCCTGGAGCGTCAGCGCGGACGGCGGCGAAAGCTGGAGCGAACCGGAGACGCTGCGCTACGGCGACGGCCTTCCACCTGTCGAACAGCCGCTGAGCCCGTGCCCGTGCTACACGCTGTCGGAAGGGGAATACGTGCTTTTCTATCACAATCACAACGGACACTACGGGCCGTGGACCGCGCATGCGACCGAAACGCGCCGGCCGATCTGCATGGCATACGGCAAATTCGATCCCGAAGGCAGGCAGCCGGTCCGTTTTTCAGCTCCGCTTTCGTGGATCGACAGCGACAACATCGAACTGAACCACCGCTGCGACCTGGCGATGTATTCGAGCTTCGAGTACGTCGACGGCAGGCTGGTGCTGTTTTTTCCGGACCGCAAGCATTTTCTGGTCGGCAAGGTCATCGACCGGGCACGGCTGGCAAATGCGGTGTTTCCGAAAAAACGCGCCTGA
- the purU gene encoding formyltetrahydrofolate deformylase, which translates to MREVVFLIQTADRKGLLAEISGFFYSSGFNILQCRQYSDVRTERYFMRIALELRPEVTRRRLEEEFAGFASKLGLEYSVFYQESKPNVAIMASKTSHCLYDLLMHADEGDLNCNIPLVISNHPDLEYVADRFNIPYFCCPMEKGKKAEQEAKVIDLLKSHRIDLVVMARYMQILSDDFIAHFPLRIINIHHAFLPAFQGGNPYERAWERGVKMIGATAHYATAELDEGPIIEQDVERISHMNLPEDLKRIGKDIERRVLTRAVRAHLEHRVIVSGRRTIVFS; encoded by the coding sequence ATGCGGGAAGTCGTTTTTCTGATTCAGACCGCGGACCGGAAAGGGCTGCTGGCCGAGATTTCAGGTTTCTTTTACAGCAGCGGATTCAATATTCTGCAGTGCCGCCAGTATTCCGACGTCCGGACGGAACGCTATTTCATGCGTATCGCGCTCGAACTCCGGCCCGAAGTCACCCGCCGCCGGCTCGAAGAGGAGTTCGCCGGGTTTGCGTCGAAACTCGGGCTCGAATATTCGGTGTTCTATCAGGAGTCGAAGCCGAATGTCGCGATTATGGCCTCCAAGACCTCGCACTGCCTGTACGACCTGCTCATGCACGCCGACGAGGGCGATCTGAACTGCAATATTCCGCTGGTCATCAGCAACCACCCGGATCTCGAATATGTCGCGGACCGGTTCAACATCCCGTATTTCTGCTGCCCGATGGAGAAGGGGAAGAAGGCGGAGCAGGAGGCGAAGGTCATCGACCTCCTGAAGAGCCATCGCATCGACCTCGTGGTCATGGCGCGCTATATGCAGATTCTGTCGGACGACTTCATCGCGCATTTCCCGCTGCGGATCATCAACATCCATCACGCCTTCCTGCCGGCTTTCCAGGGCGGCAACCCGTATGAGCGCGCCTGGGAGCGCGGCGTCAAGATGATCGGCGCGACCGCCCATTATGCGACGGCCGAACTCGACGAAGGGCCGATCATCGAGCAGGATGTCGAGCGCATCAGCCATATGAACCTGCCGGAAGACCTGAAGCGGATCGGCAAGGACATCGAGCGGCGCGTGCTGACCCGGGCCGTGCGCGCCCATCTCGAGCATCGCGTGATCGTCTCCGGCCGCAGGACGATCGTGTTCTCATGA
- the queF gene encoding preQ(1) synthase, translating to MNSEKNRERFRDLTLLSASERNYPNSPDAARLEAFENVYADRDYVIEFDCPEYTSLCPVTGQPDFGHIIVRYVPDKKCIESKSLKLYLYSFRNTNTFHEESVNTILDAVVKTCSPRRAEVIGRFRPRGGIAINVKATYGDKIDE from the coding sequence ATGAACTCCGAAAAGAACCGGGAACGGTTTCGCGACCTGACGCTGCTGTCGGCCTCGGAACGCAACTATCCGAACTCCCCCGACGCCGCGCGGCTTGAGGCGTTTGAGAACGTCTACGCCGACCGCGACTACGTCATCGAGTTCGACTGCCCGGAATACACCTCGCTCTGCCCGGTGACCGGCCAGCCGGACTTCGGGCACATCATCGTGCGGTACGTGCCGGACAAAAAGTGCATCGAGAGCAAATCGCTGAAACTCTACTTGTATTCGTTCCGCAATACGAATACCTTCCACGAGGAGTCGGTCAACACGATTCTCGACGCCGTGGTGAAAACCTGTTCGCCGCGCCGGGCCGAGGTCATCGGCCGGTTCCGTCCGCGCGGCGGCATCGCGATCAATGTCAAAGCAACCTACGGAGATAAAATCGATGAGTAG
- the lspA gene encoding signal peptidase II has protein sequence MEPNSRRERTVLGWALGVSLAALLLDQWTKIVVERQFVLGESRPVWEPFFSLTFVRNEGAAWSILSGHGWFLLLVAGVVTLGVIWYFRRLAEGYAERYFALLLVLGGVVGNSIDRIWRGAVVDFFDFHWYDKFRWPVFNVADIAICIGVGLFVLSTLLRPSGKKEEPESGA, from the coding sequence ATGGAGCCGAACTCCCGGCGCGAGCGCACGGTGCTGGGCTGGGCGCTGGGAGTCTCCCTCGCGGCGCTGCTGCTCGACCAATGGACCAAAATCGTCGTCGAGCGGCAGTTTGTCCTCGGAGAGAGCCGGCCGGTCTGGGAGCCGTTCTTTTCGCTGACCTTCGTCCGCAACGAGGGAGCCGCCTGGAGTATTCTGAGCGGCCACGGCTGGTTCCTGCTGCTGGTCGCCGGAGTGGTGACGCTCGGCGTCATCTGGTATTTCCGCCGGCTGGCCGAAGGGTACGCCGAGCGTTATTTCGCGCTGCTGCTCGTACTCGGCGGGGTGGTCGGCAATTCGATCGACCGCATCTGGCGCGGCGCGGTCGTCGATTTCTTCGATTTTCACTGGTATGACAAATTCCGCTGGCCCGTATTCAATGTGGCCGATATCGCGATCTGCATCGGAGTCGGGCTTTTCGTCCTCTCGACCCTGCTGCGGCCGTCGGGAAAGAAGGAGGAGCCGGAGTCCGGCGCTTGA
- a CDS encoding O-antigen ligase family protein, producing MKKTETPGRIGPLEYAAGGVVGLLTLLLPLKFASLAVMPEATSFFPGYWSAYIDITWPAHSFGLFSGAALFLALAVFGWRAASPLRSPCGRTMLLWALGLPLAALPGLINCDTPDYGIWEILHLAGVGAYLWALYLVLACRPEWRKTFLWLLAAGAGLVVYSGLRQYFVGFAETREFARRQYEEGILISEILRIKLEDDRVFATFASCNVLAGYLVLVIPPVCYTLWRFGDRFEPEKVSRPLLAGIGAVFLGAVLLLTRGRGALLAAVLAAAGFVLTLPMRRLWRAGLIALAVFTIAGGVVFAHCAGRGFGSVAERVDYLKTSFTMVMEKPLAGHGWGGFFYRHMQLKTTGTDEAAHDPHNIVAAFATQAGIPAGLLVAFALFYPLAALGRRIFRKEADGFAVAIFWGEAAFLLHALMDVDLQIPACMALAGGLLIAALVVPRTADDAASAVGSKKWLLWLLPGVLLGVAALGGSWYTLRAELAYDGLMKYLQPQTPGDLELRVTPEKIERALRDAVAARPYSPFPWESAGDFYLMRRDYRSAERCFAEAQKRTMARPSTYERLSRIERVRGNRRRAGELLLEACRRFPGNPKYTDELKEHYPELEFNRK from the coding sequence ATGAAGAAAACGGAAACACCGGGCCGGATCGGACCGCTCGAATATGCGGCGGGCGGAGTCGTCGGGCTCCTGACGCTGCTGCTGCCGCTCAAGTTCGCGAGTCTCGCGGTCATGCCGGAGGCGACAAGCTTTTTTCCGGGTTACTGGTCGGCTTACATCGACATCACCTGGCCGGCTCACAGCTTCGGGCTTTTCTCCGGCGCGGCGCTCTTTCTGGCGCTCGCCGTTTTCGGGTGGCGCGCCGCATCTCCGCTCCGGTCGCCGTGCGGCCGGACCATGCTGCTCTGGGCGCTCGGGCTTCCGCTGGCGGCGCTGCCCGGACTCATCAACTGCGATACGCCCGATTACGGTATCTGGGAGATTCTGCATCTGGCCGGAGTCGGGGCGTATCTCTGGGCACTGTACCTCGTGCTCGCATGCCGTCCGGAGTGGCGGAAGACGTTCCTCTGGCTGCTGGCCGCCGGGGCCGGCCTGGTGGTTTATTCGGGGCTGCGGCAGTACTTCGTCGGCTTTGCCGAAACGCGCGAGTTCGCCCGGAGGCAGTATGAGGAGGGAATCTTGATCAGCGAAATCCTCCGCATCAAGCTTGAGGACGACCGTGTGTTTGCGACCTTCGCCTCATGCAACGTGCTGGCCGGTTACCTGGTTCTCGTGATTCCTCCGGTCTGCTATACGCTCTGGCGCTTCGGCGACCGGTTCGAGCCGGAGAAGGTGTCGCGTCCGCTGCTGGCCGGGATCGGCGCCGTTTTTCTCGGTGCCGTGCTGCTGCTGACCCGGGGACGCGGCGCGTTGCTTGCCGCCGTGCTGGCCGCCGCCGGTTTCGTGCTGACGCTGCCGATGCGCCGGCTCTGGCGCGCCGGGCTGATTGCGCTTGCCGTTTTCACCATTGCGGGCGGGGTCGTGTTTGCACACTGCGCCGGTCGCGGTTTCGGATCGGTCGCGGAGCGGGTCGATTATCTGAAGACTTCGTTCACGATGGTGATGGAGAAACCGCTGGCAGGGCACGGCTGGGGGGGATTCTTCTACCGTCATATGCAGCTCAAAACCACCGGCACCGACGAAGCGGCGCACGATCCCCACAACATCGTCGCCGCCTTTGCGACGCAGGCGGGGATTCCGGCCGGGCTGCTGGTCGCCTTTGCACTGTTCTATCCGCTGGCGGCGCTCGGGCGGCGGATCTTCCGGAAGGAGGCGGACGGCTTTGCGGTTGCGATCTTCTGGGGAGAGGCTGCGTTTCTTCTGCATGCGCTGATGGATGTGGATCTGCAGATCCCGGCCTGCATGGCGCTGGCCGGGGGGCTTCTGATTGCGGCGCTCGTCGTGCCGCGAACGGCGGACGATGCGGCTTCCGCCGTTGGGTCGAAGAAGTGGCTGCTCTGGCTCCTTCCGGGCGTGCTGCTCGGAGTTGCTGCTCTCGGCGGCAGCTGGTATACGCTGCGGGCCGAACTCGCTTACGACGGCCTGATGAAATACCTGCAGCCGCAGACGCCCGGCGACCTTGAGTTGCGGGTGACGCCGGAGAAGATCGAGCGGGCGCTTCGCGATGCGGTCGCAGCGCGCCCGTATTCGCCGTTCCCGTGGGAGAGCGCCGGAGATTTCTACCTGATGCGGCGCGACTACCGTTCAGCCGAGCGCTGTTTTGCGGAGGCGCAGAAGCGGACGATGGCCCGTCCGTCGACCTACGAGCGGCTTTCGCGCATCGAACGGGTGCGCGGCAACCGTCGCCGGGCGGGTGAACTCCTGCTCGAAGCGTGCCGCCGCTTCCCCGGCAACCCGAAATACACGGACGAGCTCAAAGAACATTACCCCGAGCTCGAGTTCAATCGAAAATAA
- a CDS encoding NAD(P)H-hydrate dehydratase: MKIIRIDTMRKLEQQAIASGVPGYELMRRAGEGAAREIRAFARGREFGRAVVLAGRGNNGGDALVVAARLGLPVTIYATGPLNELRGEAAEAARDLPENIEVRVCDGLTGRDFRRDDLIIDGLLGTGFTGELRPRFRNWIETANRSGCPIAALDLPSGINGDTGKADSGLAIRAELTVTFGCPKCGLFRADGPAASGRLRLVDIGVPEPEESEGEAFFAADAEELLHRPAYDTYKNLRGRLLIAAGSSDYSGAAVLCSRAALRAGAGIVRLATPVRPYAALPGALIVREVDTAAGSFDKESIPALAEMMQQSDAVAAGSGWSQCRGSAAVLSALQEFPGPLLLDADALNTAAREPQRWLRHGKTVITPHPGEAKRLAEAFGVPQFEDRTNFALALAAKLDAVTVLKGPHTVVADPSGRWSLNTSGCAALATAGSGDVLAGIIGALLAGNPEHPFEMAKLGVFLHGLAGETGKAGLIADDLPEFAAEAKARLTR; this comes from the coding sequence ATGAAGATCATTCGAATCGATACCATGCGGAAGCTCGAACAGCAGGCCATCGCGTCCGGCGTGCCGGGCTACGAACTGATGCGCCGCGCCGGAGAGGGGGCCGCCCGGGAGATCCGCGCCTTCGCCCGCGGCCGTGAATTCGGCCGGGCGGTCGTTCTGGCCGGCCGCGGCAACAACGGCGGAGACGCGCTGGTCGTCGCCGCCCGGCTCGGGCTGCCGGTGACAATCTATGCGACCGGTCCGCTGAATGAACTGCGCGGCGAAGCCGCCGAAGCCGCGCGCGACCTGCCCGAAAACATCGAGGTCCGGGTATGCGACGGCCTGACCGGGCGGGATTTCCGCCGGGACGACCTGATTATCGACGGGCTGCTCGGCACAGGATTTACCGGCGAACTGCGCCCCCGGTTCCGAAACTGGATCGAGACGGCCAACCGTTCCGGCTGCCCGATCGCGGCGCTGGATCTCCCCTCCGGGATCAACGGCGATACAGGCAAGGCCGACTCCGGGCTCGCAATCCGGGCGGAGCTGACCGTCACCTTCGGCTGCCCGAAATGCGGCCTTTTCCGAGCGGACGGTCCGGCGGCTTCCGGGCGGCTGCGGCTGGTCGATATCGGGGTGCCGGAGCCGGAGGAGTCCGAGGGCGAGGCGTTCTTCGCCGCCGACGCGGAGGAACTGCTGCACCGGCCGGCCTACGACACCTACAAGAACCTGCGCGGCCGTCTGCTGATCGCGGCGGGGTCCTCCGATTACAGCGGAGCGGCCGTGCTCTGTTCGCGCGCCGCGCTGCGGGCCGGCGCAGGAATCGTGCGCCTGGCCACTCCGGTGCGGCCTTACGCCGCGCTGCCGGGCGCACTGATCGTCCGCGAAGTCGACACGGCCGCCGGGAGCTTCGACAAGGAGTCGATCCCGGCTCTCGCGGAAATGATGCAGCAGTCCGATGCGGTGGCGGCCGGTTCCGGCTGGAGCCAGTGCCGCGGCAGCGCGGCCGTTCTGTCGGCATTGCAGGAGTTCCCGGGGCCGCTGCTGCTGGACGCCGACGCGCTGAATACGGCGGCGCGGGAACCGCAGCGCTGGCTTCGGCACGGAAAAACCGTCATCACGCCGCATCCGGGCGAAGCGAAACGGCTGGCTGAAGCGTTCGGTGTTCCGCAATTCGAGGATCGCACGAACTTCGCGCTGGCGCTTGCGGCGAAGCTCGACGCCGTGACCGTGCTGAAGGGGCCGCACACCGTCGTCGCCGATCCGTCGGGGCGCTGGAGTCTGAACACCTCCGGCTGCGCGGCACTCGCCACGGCGGGTTCGGGCGACGTGCTGGCCGGGATCATCGGCGCCCTGCTGGCCGGAAATCCGGAGCATCCGTTCGAAATGGCGAAGCTCGGCGTCTTCCTGCACGGCCTCGCCGGTGAAACCGGAAAGGCCGGGCTGATCGCCGACGACCTGCCGGAATTCGCCGCCGAAGCCAAAGCGCGCCTGACCCGGTAA
- a CDS encoding TraR/DksA family transcriptional regulator: MAKKKTELAFEGKDKEYYEALMHARDIVTKQMQYHAEDALDCTNADKRGVTTHMADVSSDNSRHEMELRMLTEEGNVLQLIEDALQRLADGEYGRCQECGEMISEGRLKIRPYAVFCVKCKSRHEQMR; this comes from the coding sequence ATGGCGAAAAAGAAAACCGAGCTTGCCTTCGAAGGCAAGGATAAGGAATATTACGAGGCCCTGATGCATGCCCGTGATATCGTGACCAAACAGATGCAATACCATGCCGAAGACGCGCTGGACTGCACCAACGCCGACAAGCGCGGCGTGACCACTCACATGGCCGACGTCTCCAGCGACAACTCGCGGCATGAAATGGAGCTGCGGATGCTGACCGAAGAGGGCAATGTGCTCCAGCTGATCGAAGACGCGCTTCAGCGCCTGGCCGACGGCGAATACGGCCGCTGCCAGGAGTGCGGGGAGATGATCTCCGAAGGGCGTCTCAAGATCCGTCCGTACGCGGTCTTCTGCGTAAAGTGCAAATCCCGGCACGAACAGATGAGGTAG